A window of the Banduia mediterranea genome harbors these coding sequences:
- the tkt gene encoding transketolase codes for MKSSRLELANAIRMLSVDAVQKANSGHPGMPMGMADIAEVLWNDFLKHNPADPKWPDRDRFVVSNGHGSMLLYSLLHLSGYALSMEDLKAFRQFKSRTPGHPEAHVTPGVETTTGPLGQGLANAVGMAIAESALAARFNREDFTIVDHYTYTFVGDGCLMEGISHEACSLAGTLGLKKLVVFYDDNGISIDGEVEGWFGDDTPARFEAYGWQVVRNVDGHNPDEIRKAVDTARKSDVPTLICCKTVIGWGSPGKQGTSKVHGAALGADEVARVRETLKWTYQPFEIPQSVYEGWDAKARGAASQESWTRLFEAYSREFPDLAAEFSRRMSGALPPDWSETVLQLLKTARAQDKPIASRKASNLSIGIIAPRLPEIIGGSADLAESNLTHWDGAVTLQPQRVVGNYINYGVREFGMAAAMNGLALHGGFIPFGGTFLTFSDYARNAIRMAALTRTRAIYVFTHDSIGLGEDGPTHQAVEHAMSLRIIPNLEVWRPGDTFETAVAWKLAVERSDGPSALLLSRQNLDVQAHDEDGEDFVARGAYVLRDAEAPAAVLIATGSEVALAIKAADGLADKGVAVRVVSMPCVERFLRQPRTYRETVLPPTLRKRLALEAGVSVFWRGLVGDEGDVIGVDSYGESAPAADVFRHFGFTVENVVSRVQALLS; via the coding sequence TTGAAATCCAGCCGCCTCGAACTCGCCAATGCCATCCGCATGCTGTCCGTGGATGCCGTCCAGAAAGCCAATTCCGGGCACCCGGGCATGCCGATGGGCATGGCCGACATCGCGGAAGTTCTGTGGAACGATTTCCTGAAACACAACCCGGCGGACCCGAAATGGCCAGACCGTGATCGCTTCGTCGTTTCCAACGGCCACGGCTCGATGCTGCTCTACAGCCTGCTCCATCTGAGCGGCTATGCGCTGAGCATGGAAGACCTCAAGGCCTTCCGGCAGTTCAAGTCCAGGACGCCGGGGCATCCCGAAGCGCATGTCACGCCGGGCGTGGAAACCACCACCGGCCCGCTGGGGCAGGGCCTGGCCAATGCCGTGGGCATGGCGATCGCCGAATCGGCGCTGGCGGCGCGGTTCAATCGTGAAGATTTCACGATCGTGGACCACTACACCTACACCTTCGTCGGCGACGGCTGCCTCATGGAAGGCATCTCGCACGAGGCCTGTTCGCTGGCAGGCACGCTGGGCCTGAAGAAGCTGGTGGTGTTCTACGACGACAATGGAATTTCGATCGACGGCGAGGTCGAAGGCTGGTTCGGCGACGACACCCCGGCCCGTTTCGAGGCCTACGGCTGGCAGGTGGTGCGCAACGTCGATGGCCACAACCCGGACGAAATCCGCAAGGCAGTGGATACCGCGCGCAAGTCCGATGTGCCGACGCTGATCTGCTGCAAGACCGTGATCGGCTGGGGCAGCCCCGGCAAGCAGGGAACCTCCAAGGTTCACGGTGCTGCGCTGGGCGCGGACGAAGTTGCCCGGGTTCGCGAAACCCTGAAGTGGACGTACCAGCCCTTCGAGATTCCGCAGTCGGTCTACGAGGGCTGGGACGCCAAGGCGCGCGGCGCAGCGTCACAGGAATCCTGGACGCGGTTGTTCGAGGCCTATTCCCGGGAGTTCCCTGATCTGGCAGCCGAGTTCTCGCGTCGCATGAGTGGCGCGCTGCCGCCGGACTGGTCAGAGACCGTGCTCCAGCTACTGAAGACGGCGCGTGCGCAGGACAAGCCGATCGCTTCGCGCAAGGCATCCAATCTCTCGATCGGCATCATCGCGCCACGCCTGCCGGAGATCATCGGCGGTTCGGCGGACCTGGCCGAGTCCAACCTCACGCACTGGGACGGTGCGGTGACGCTGCAGCCGCAGCGCGTGGTCGGCAACTACATCAACTACGGCGTGCGCGAGTTCGGCATGGCAGCGGCGATGAACGGCCTGGCGCTGCACGGCGGTTTCATTCCGTTCGGTGGCACCTTCCTCACGTTCTCCGATTACGCGCGCAATGCGATCCGCATGGCGGCGCTGACCAGGACCCGCGCGATCTACGTGTTCACGCACGATTCGATCGGTCTGGGCGAAGATGGTCCTACACATCAGGCGGTCGAGCACGCGATGAGCCTGCGCATCATCCCGAATCTGGAAGTGTGGCGCCCTGGCGACACCTTCGAAACGGCAGTGGCCTGGAAGCTCGCGGTGGAACGCAGTGACGGCCCCAGTGCATTGTTGCTGTCACGCCAGAATCTGGACGTGCAGGCGCATGACGAGGATGGCGAAGATTTTGTGGCGCGCGGCGCTTATGTGCTGCGTGATGCCGAGGCGCCAGCGGCAGTCCTGATCGCCACCGGCTCGGAAGTGGCCTTGGCGATCAAGGCGGCTGACGGCCTGGCTGACAAGGGCGTTGCGGTACGCGTCGTGTCCATGCCCTGCGTCGAGCGTTTCCTGCGGCAGCCGCGGACCTACCGCGAAACCGTGTTGCCGCCGACGCTGCGCAAGCGTCTGGCACTGGAAGCGGGCGTCAGCGTGTTCTGGCGTGGCCTGGTGGGAGATGAGGGCGATGTGATCGGCGTGGACAGCTATGGCGAATCCGCACCGGCGGCGGACGTGTTCCGCCACTTTGGCTTCACCGTCGAGAACGTCGTGTCTCGCGTGCAGGCCCTGCTGAGTTGA
- a CDS encoding glycerophosphodiester phosphodiesterase family protein: MRASAKMAALAGLCTLMACAASAGERGADGKNHGRARDAVQLGPRPFYLVQDMDEGELKDALEQCTSGPFYKSDFSISHRGAPLQFPEHTREGYEAAARMGAGILECDVSFTADRELVCRHSQCDLHTTTDILAKPELAAKCSEPFSPAEFDPISGERIKTASAQCCTSDITLQEFRTLRGKMEASNPDASTVAQYLDGTPDWRTDLYSGSGTLMTHAESIALFKQLGVKMTPELKAPSVAMPYQGDYTQQAYAQQMIDEYKAAGVGPREVFPQSFNLDDVLFWQQADPLYGRQAVYLDGRVDDPAFEPSLEDFQNLAAQGVRIVAPPIFALVRLDESGRIAPSDYAIYARLAGLDIIAWSFERAGPIENLVEEGRQYYYQSVSEAMNKDGDMYEVLDVLGRDIGVLGVFSDWPASVSYYANCMKL, translated from the coding sequence ATGAGAGCGAGTGCCAAGATGGCGGCCCTGGCAGGCCTGTGTACGCTGATGGCCTGCGCGGCGAGCGCGGGCGAACGTGGCGCGGACGGCAAGAACCACGGCCGCGCCCGCGATGCGGTGCAGCTGGGACCGCGTCCGTTCTATCTGGTCCAGGACATGGACGAGGGCGAACTCAAGGACGCGCTCGAACAGTGCACAAGCGGCCCCTTCTACAAATCCGATTTTTCGATCAGCCATCGCGGCGCACCCTTGCAGTTTCCGGAGCACACCCGCGAGGGCTACGAGGCCGCGGCACGCATGGGCGCCGGCATACTCGAATGCGATGTGAGCTTCACCGCGGACCGGGAGCTGGTCTGCCGTCACTCGCAGTGCGATCTGCACACCACCACCGACATCCTCGCCAAGCCCGAACTGGCCGCGAAATGCAGCGAACCGTTCTCGCCGGCCGAATTCGATCCCATCAGCGGCGAACGCATCAAGACCGCCTCCGCGCAGTGCTGCACCAGTGACATCACGCTGCAGGAATTCCGGACGCTGCGCGGCAAGATGGAGGCCAGCAACCCCGATGCAAGCACAGTGGCGCAGTACCTGGATGGCACGCCGGATTGGCGCACCGATCTGTACAGCGGCAGCGGCACGCTGATGACGCATGCCGAGAGCATCGCCCTGTTCAAGCAGCTCGGCGTGAAGATGACGCCCGAACTGAAGGCGCCCTCGGTTGCCATGCCCTACCAGGGCGACTACACGCAACAGGCCTATGCGCAGCAGATGATCGACGAGTACAAGGCCGCCGGCGTGGGTCCGCGGGAGGTGTTCCCGCAGTCCTTCAACCTGGACGACGTGCTGTTCTGGCAGCAGGCCGATCCGCTGTACGGCCGGCAGGCAGTGTACCTTGATGGCCGCGTCGACGACCCAGCCTTCGAGCCGAGCCTGGAGGATTTCCAGAACCTCGCCGCGCAGGGCGTGCGCATCGTCGCGCCGCCGATCTTCGCGCTGGTGAGGCTCGACGAAAGCGGCAGGATCGCGCCTTCGGACTATGCGATCTACGCCAGGCTGGCCGGGCTCGACATCATCGCCTGGAGCTTCGAGCGCGCCGGACCGATCGAGAATCTGGTCGAAGAAGGCCGCCAGTACTACTACCAGAGCGTCAGCGAGGCGATGAACAAGGACGGCGACATGTACGAGGTGCTGGACGTGCTGGGCCGCGACATCGGCGTACTCGGCGTGTTCTCGGACTGGCCGGCGAGCGTCAGCTACTACGCCAACTGCATGAAACTCTGA
- a CDS encoding TPM domain-containing protein, with protein sequence MRLLCVAVLAAVCSVAMAQTFEVPALKAHVTDRTGTLSSSEKSALESKLAAFEREKGSQIAVLMVPSTGDETIEQYGIRVAERWKLGREGVDDGAILIVAKDDRKLRIEVGYGLEGALPDVTAKRIVSEVVTPYFRDGDFYTGVSSGVDAMIAVVRGEPLPQPRERAQRHGDPAIMALGTMLIFGTVIGSMVAAGSTKRRGGVVGALVAGGPAALLISPVAGVSVAVFAILLVMFLGGGGGGGGGGRGLGRRRSALYYGGFGGGGGGFGGGGFSGGGGGFGGGGASGGW encoded by the coding sequence ATGCGCCTGCTGTGCGTCGCCGTGCTGGCCGCCGTCTGCTCGGTAGCGATGGCGCAGACGTTCGAGGTGCCGGCGCTGAAGGCGCATGTCACCGACCGGACCGGGACGTTGTCGTCCAGCGAAAAATCCGCCCTCGAAAGCAAACTGGCCGCCTTCGAGCGCGAGAAGGGTAGCCAGATCGCCGTGCTGATGGTGCCGAGCACCGGCGATGAAACCATCGAGCAATACGGCATCCGCGTGGCCGAGCGATGGAAGCTCGGCCGCGAGGGCGTGGACGATGGCGCGATCCTGATCGTCGCCAAGGACGACCGCAAGTTGCGCATCGAGGTCGGCTACGGACTCGAAGGCGCGTTGCCGGACGTGACCGCCAAGCGCATCGTCAGCGAGGTGGTGACGCCGTACTTTCGCGATGGCGATTTCTATACCGGCGTCTCGTCCGGCGTGGATGCGATGATCGCCGTGGTACGGGGCGAACCGCTGCCGCAGCCCAGGGAGCGTGCCCAGCGGCACGGCGATCCGGCGATCATGGCACTGGGCACCATGCTGATCTTCGGCACCGTGATCGGTTCGATGGTCGCCGCCGGCTCGACCAAGCGGCGCGGCGGCGTGGTTGGCGCCTTGGTGGCCGGAGGGCCGGCCGCGTTGCTGATTTCCCCGGTGGCGGGTGTCAGCGTCGCGGTGTTCGCCATATTGCTGGTGATGTTCCTCGGCGGCGGCGGCGGCGGCGGCGGCGGTGGTCGTGGTCTCGGTCGCCGGCGGAGCGCGCTCTATTACGGCGGCTTCGGCGGTGGAGGTGGCGGTTTCGGCGGCGGCGGATTTTCCGGCGGCGGTGGCGGTTTTGGTGGCGGTGGTGCCTCGGGAGGTTGGTGA
- a CDS encoding LemA family protein — MIRSARLFVGLPLVLLSLLLSGCGYNAIQRQEEAVNAAWSEVLNQYQRRADLVPNLVNTVKGYARQEKDVLTEVTEARSRVGSIQATPELVNDPEAFNRFQQAQGQLSSALSRLLMVSENYPQLKSDTVFRDLQAQLEGTENRITVARKRYIDSVQEYNVTIRSFPTNLTAKMFDYSTKSNFSVENEAEISRPPAVDFGTGE; from the coding sequence ATGATTCGTTCGGCTCGTTTGTTTGTGGGCTTGCCGCTCGTGTTACTGAGCCTGTTGCTCTCCGGTTGCGGTTACAACGCGATCCAGCGCCAGGAAGAGGCGGTGAACGCGGCCTGGTCGGAAGTGCTCAATCAATATCAGCGACGCGCGGACCTGGTGCCCAACCTGGTCAACACCGTGAAGGGCTACGCCAGGCAGGAAAAGGACGTGCTGACCGAAGTCACCGAGGCGCGCTCGCGTGTCGGCAGCATTCAGGCGACGCCCGAGCTGGTCAACGATCCCGAGGCCTTCAACCGCTTCCAGCAGGCGCAGGGGCAGCTGAGTTCGGCGTTGTCGCGGTTGCTGATGGTGTCCGAGAACTATCCTCAGCTCAAGTCGGACACGGTGTTCCGCGATCTGCAGGCGCAGCTCGAAGGCACCGAGAACCGGATCACCGTGGCGCGCAAGCGCTATATCGATTCGGTGCAGGAATACAACGTCACCATCCGTTCGTTTCCGACGAATCTGACGGCGAAGATGTTCGACTACAGCACCAAGTCCAACTTCAGTGTCGAGAACGAGGCCGAGATTTCACGTCCGCCGGCGGTCGATTTCGGCACGGGCGAATAA
- a CDS encoding phosphoglycerate kinase: protein MKFLRLADLDLQGKRVFIRADLNVPQDDGGAITDDTRIRASVPGIQLALDKGAAVMVTSHLGRPTEGELSDKDSLAPIATRLSELLGQEVRLIKDWVDGGFSVEPGQVVLLENCRGNKGEKKNDAALSEKMAKLCDVYANDAFGTAHRAEATTQGIALKAPLACAGPLVAQELEALGAALLDPKRPMVAIVGGSKVSTKLTILDSLSEKVDNLVVGGGIANTFMAAAGLPIGKSLAEKDLVDEARRIMLKMGERGATVPIPVDVVVAKEFSASAEATVKKAADVAEDDMILDIGPETAQQLARIMKDAGTIVWNGPLGVFEFEAFANGTKVLSEAIAESDAMSIAGGGDTVAAIAKFGITDKVGYISTAGGAFLEFLEGKTLPAIAALEQRAG from the coding sequence ATGAAATTTCTCCGTCTCGCAGACCTCGACCTCCAGGGCAAGCGCGTCTTCATTCGCGCCGATCTCAACGTGCCGCAGGACGACGGCGGCGCGATCACCGACGACACCCGCATCCGTGCCTCCGTCCCCGGCATCCAGCTGGCGTTGGACAAGGGCGCAGCGGTGATGGTCACCAGCCACCTCGGCCGCCCCACCGAGGGCGAGCTGAGCGACAAGGATTCGCTGGCGCCGATCGCCACGCGTCTGTCCGAGTTGCTGGGCCAGGAGGTCAGGCTGATCAAGGACTGGGTCGACGGCGGCTTCTCGGTCGAGCCCGGCCAGGTGGTGTTGCTGGAGAACTGCCGCGGCAACAAGGGCGAGAAGAAGAACGACGCGGCGCTGTCGGAAAAGATGGCCAAGCTGTGCGACGTCTACGCCAATGATGCTTTCGGCACCGCACATCGCGCCGAAGCGACGACTCAGGGCATCGCGCTGAAGGCGCCGCTGGCCTGCGCCGGTCCGCTGGTTGCGCAGGAGCTGGAGGCGCTCGGCGCCGCGTTGCTGGACCCGAAGCGGCCGATGGTGGCCATCGTCGGCGGCTCCAAGGTGTCCACCAAGCTGACGATACTCGATTCGCTGTCCGAGAAGGTCGACAACCTCGTGGTCGGCGGCGGTATCGCCAACACCTTCATGGCCGCCGCCGGCCTGCCGATCGGCAAATCCCTGGCCGAGAAGGACCTGGTCGACGAGGCCAGGCGCATCATGCTCAAGATGGGCGAGCGCGGTGCCACCGTGCCGATTCCGGTCGACGTGGTGGTGGCCAAGGAATTCTCGGCCAGCGCCGAGGCGACGGTGAAGAAGGCCGCCGATGTCGCCGAGGACGACATGATTCTCGACATCGGTCCCGAAACCGCGCAGCAGCTTGCGAGGATCATGAAGGACGCCGGCACCATCGTCTGGAACGGACCGCTCGGCGTGTTCGAGTTCGAAGCCTTCGCCAACGGCACGAAAGTGCTGTCCGAAGCCATCGCCGAATCCGACGCGATGTCGATTGCCGGCGGTGGTGACACCGTGGCGGCCATCGCCAAGTTTGGCATTACCGACAAAGTGGGTTACATCTCGACCGCTGGCGGCGCCTTCCTGGAGTTTCTGGAAGGCAAGACCCTGCCGGCCATCGCGGCGCTGGAACAGCGCGCAGGCTGA
- a CDS encoding TPM domain-containing protein translates to MNTLQRAWRHAVTARLSLRRHFTPAVLETIEATVRACETRHPGEIRFAVEAGLSLVDVFAGLGPRERAEDLFSALRVWDTEHNNGVLIYVLMADRKIEIVVDRGVAGGHVPQSEWDACAEAASRGFRAGQFEQGAVAVIESVSSVLAKYPPGSPGVRPDVGDELPDSPVVL, encoded by the coding sequence GTGAACACCCTGCAACGTGCCTGGCGGCATGCGGTGACGGCTCGCCTGAGCCTGCGGCGGCATTTCACGCCAGCCGTACTTGAAACCATCGAAGCCACGGTGCGTGCCTGTGAAACCCGTCATCCCGGCGAGATCCGCTTTGCGGTCGAAGCCGGTCTGAGCCTGGTTGACGTCTTCGCCGGTCTCGGTCCGCGCGAGCGCGCCGAGGACCTGTTTTCGGCGCTGCGTGTCTGGGATACCGAGCACAACAATGGTGTGCTGATCTACGTACTGATGGCCGACCGCAAGATCGAGATCGTGGTTGATCGCGGAGTGGCCGGCGGGCATGTGCCGCAGAGCGAATGGGATGCCTGTGCCGAGGCCGCTTCGCGGGGCTTCCGCGCCGGCCAGTTCGAGCAGGGGGCGGTAGCGGTGATCGAGTCAGTGAGCTCGGTGCTGGCGAAGTACCCGCCGGGCAGCCCCGGCGTGCGGCCCGATGTCGGCGACGAGCTGCCAGATTCACCGGTGGTGCTATAG
- a CDS encoding DUF1656 domain-containing protein, producing MPRELELFGIVFPTLIPLLLLAGGLSWLLDGALARSGFFRNVWHPSLFRISVTVLMFSVFGLLLFSR from the coding sequence ATGCCGCGTGAACTCGAACTGTTCGGCATCGTCTTTCCGACGCTGATTCCCTTGCTGCTGCTGGCCGGCGGGCTGTCCTGGTTGCTGGACGGCGCGCTGGCGCGCAGCGGCTTCTTTCGCAACGTCTGGCATCCCTCGCTGTTTCGCATCAGCGTCACCGTGCTGATGTTCAGCGTGTTCGGGCTGCTGCTGTTTTCGAGGTAA
- a CDS encoding glutathione peroxidase, protein MNRSLYDIPLKSIDGKDTSLGEFQGKVALIVNVASKCGLTPQYEGLEKTYERYQDRDFVVLGFPCNDFGAQEPGSESEIQDFCSSNFGVKFPMFGKLNVNSQPRHPLYAALIEAQPAAEPSSNGGLRDKLAQHKLLPKEDSDVMWNFEKFLISRDGQVIGRFAPDTPPDDPKLLKAIEAALAA, encoded by the coding sequence ATGAACCGTTCGCTCTATGACATTCCGCTGAAATCAATCGACGGCAAGGACACCAGCCTCGGCGAGTTCCAGGGCAAGGTCGCCCTGATCGTCAACGTCGCTTCCAAATGCGGCCTGACGCCGCAGTACGAAGGCCTGGAAAAAACCTACGAGCGCTATCAGGACCGCGACTTCGTGGTGCTGGGCTTTCCCTGCAACGACTTCGGCGCGCAGGAACCGGGCAGCGAGTCGGAGATTCAGGACTTCTGCTCCAGCAACTTCGGTGTGAAGTTTCCGATGTTCGGCAAGCTCAATGTCAACAGCCAGCCGCGCCATCCGCTTTACGCTGCGCTGATCGAAGCGCAACCGGCCGCCGAGCCGTCCAGCAACGGCGGGCTGCGCGACAAGCTGGCGCAGCACAAGCTGCTGCCCAAGGAGGACAGCGACGTGATGTGGAACTTCGAGAAGTTCCTGATCAGCCGTGACGGCCAGGTGATCGGCCGCTTCGCACCAGATACCCCGCCGGACGATCCCAAGCTGCTCAAAGCCATCGAGGCGGCGCTGGCCGCCTGA
- the gap gene encoding type I glyceraldehyde-3-phosphate dehydrogenase codes for MTVKVGINGFGRIGRNVLRAAVQNFGDDIEVVGINDLLEPDYLAYMLSYDSVHGRFKGEVAVEGGNLLVNGKTIRLTAERDPAALKWGEVGAEVVIESTGIFLTAEGAQKHIDAGAKKVIMSAPSKDGTPMFVYGVNDKTYAGEAIISNASCTTNCLAPLAKVLHDKWGIKRGLMTTVHATTATQKTVDGPSQKDWRGGRGILENIIPSSTGAAKAVGVVIPDLNKKLTGMSFRVPTSDVSVVDLTAELEKEASYDEIKAEMKAQSEGALKGILGYTEDKVVATDFRGDARTSIFDAEAGIALDKTFVKLVSWYDNEWGYSNKCLEMVRVVAAK; via the coding sequence ATGACAGTGAAAGTAGGTATCAACGGCTTCGGCCGCATTGGCCGCAACGTTCTGCGCGCCGCGGTTCAGAACTTCGGCGACGACATCGAGGTGGTTGGCATCAACGACCTGCTGGAGCCGGATTACCTGGCCTACATGCTGTCCTACGACTCCGTGCATGGCCGCTTCAAGGGCGAGGTCGCCGTCGAGGGCGGGAATCTGCTGGTCAACGGCAAGACGATCCGCCTGACTGCCGAGCGTGACCCGGCCGCGCTGAAGTGGGGCGAAGTCGGCGCCGAGGTGGTGATCGAGTCCACCGGCATCTTCCTCACCGCCGAAGGCGCGCAGAAGCACATCGACGCCGGCGCCAAGAAGGTGATCATGTCGGCGCCGTCCAAGGACGGCACGCCGATGTTCGTCTACGGCGTCAACGACAAGACCTATGCCGGCGAGGCGATCATCTCGAATGCCTCCTGCACCACCAACTGTCTGGCGCCGCTGGCCAAGGTGCTTCACGACAAGTGGGGCATCAAGCGTGGTCTGATGACCACCGTGCACGCCACCACCGCCACCCAGAAGACGGTGGACGGCCCGAGCCAGAAGGACTGGCGCGGCGGCCGTGGCATCCTCGAAAACATCATTCCCTCGTCCACCGGCGCCGCCAAGGCGGTGGGTGTGGTGATTCCCGACCTGAACAAGAAGCTCACCGGCATGTCGTTCCGCGTGCCGACCTCCGACGTGTCGGTGGTCGACCTGACCGCCGAGCTGGAAAAGGAAGCGAGCTACGACGAGATCAAGGCCGAGATGAAGGCACAGAGCGAAGGCGCCCTCAAGGGCATCCTCGGCTACACCGAGGACAAGGTCGTGGCCACCGACTTCCGCGGCGACGCCCGCACCTCGATCTTCGACGCCGAAGCCGGCATCGCGCTCGACAAGACCTTCGTCAAGCTCGTGAGCTGGTACGACAACGAATGGGGCTACTCCAACAAGTGCCTGGAAATGGTACGTGTGGTCGCCGCCAAGTAA
- a CDS encoding HlyD family secretion protein, which produces MLKKSLSVALTLLVVGVTAIAAYALWNRNFHSPWTRDARVHADVIGVAPDVSGRITRVAVHANQDVSTGYLLFTVDREPYRIAVEQAQAALDAAITERAQKQAQSRRRAHLDREVVSSEDREAALAAAAAAQAQVAQAKSQLAAAQLNLERTEVHAPVDGYITNLNVQAGDYGHTGEALLALVDRHSFRVDGYFEESKIQNVRPGDPVRIRLLGGGPPLRGHVESVARAIADTENQGLLSSVNPNFHWVRLAQRIPVRIALDEVPEALQLSAGMTCTVTVEAADGGAR; this is translated from the coding sequence ATGTTGAAAAAATCACTGAGCGTCGCCCTGACACTGCTGGTGGTCGGCGTCACCGCGATCGCCGCCTACGCGCTCTGGAACCGCAACTTCCACAGCCCGTGGACGCGCGACGCGCGCGTCCACGCCGATGTCATCGGCGTGGCGCCGGATGTTTCCGGGCGCATCACTCGGGTTGCGGTGCACGCCAACCAGGACGTCAGCACCGGGTATCTGCTGTTCACCGTGGACCGGGAGCCCTACCGCATCGCGGTCGAACAGGCGCAGGCGGCGCTGGACGCAGCGATCACCGAACGGGCGCAAAAACAGGCGCAATCGAGGCGCCGTGCCCACCTCGACCGCGAAGTCGTATCCAGCGAAGACCGCGAGGCGGCTCTGGCCGCGGCCGCGGCGGCGCAGGCGCAGGTGGCGCAGGCCAAGAGCCAACTGGCCGCAGCGCAACTAAACCTGGAGCGAACCGAGGTCCACGCGCCGGTGGATGGCTATATCACCAATCTCAACGTGCAGGCCGGCGACTACGGGCACACCGGCGAGGCCCTGCTGGCACTGGTGGACCGCCACTCGTTTCGCGTGGACGGCTATTTCGAGGAAAGCAAGATCCAGAATGTGCGTCCGGGCGATCCGGTACGCATCCGCCTGCTGGGCGGCGGGCCGCCGTTGCGCGGCCATGTCGAAAGCGTCGCGCGCGCCATCGCCGACACCGAGAACCAAGGGCTGCTGTCCAGCGTGAACCCCAATTTCCACTGGGTGCGGCTGGCTCAGCGCATTCCGGTGCGAATCGCGCTGGACGAAGTGCCCGAGGCGCTGCAGCTCAGCGCCGGCATGACCTGCACGGTGACCGTGGAGGCGGCCGACGGCGGCGCGCGCTGA
- a CDS encoding asparaginase domain-containing protein — MDELCIVTTGGTIDKLYFDDKSDYQIGAPLIDRMLHKLGVAFRYTVVPLLRKDSLHLTDEDRVAIREAIAAQPARHVLVTHGTDTMVETAQALACLGDRTIVLTGALSPARFRESDAEFNIGTAVGAVQSLPPGVYIAMNGRVWDPKKVRKNVAENRFEAL, encoded by the coding sequence ATGGACGAACTGTGCATCGTCACCACCGGCGGCACCATCGACAAGCTGTATTTCGACGACAAGTCGGATTACCAGATCGGAGCGCCGCTGATCGACCGCATGTTGCACAAGCTCGGTGTGGCGTTCCGCTACACCGTGGTTCCGCTGCTGCGCAAGGACAGCCTGCACCTCACCGATGAGGATCGCGTGGCGATTCGCGAGGCGATCGCCGCGCAGCCGGCGCGTCACGTCCTGGTGACGCATGGCACCGACACCATGGTGGAGACCGCGCAGGCCTTGGCTTGCCTTGGCGATCGCACCATCGTGCTGACCGGTGCGCTGAGCCCGGCACGCTTTCGCGAGTCGGATGCCGAATTCAACATCGGCACTGCCGTGGGCGCGGTGCAAAGCCTGCCGCCCGGCGTCTACATCGCCATGAACGGCCGTGTCTGGGACCCGAAGAAAGTGCGCAAGAACGTCGCCGAAAACCGGTTCGAGGCCTTGTAA
- a CDS encoding AAA family ATPase — translation MLKAQSEGQSVRFEGTENYVATDDLTMAVNAAVTLSRPLLVKGEPGTGKTQLAKEVAASLGMPFFDWPIKSTTKAQHGLYEYDAVSRLRDSQLGEEKVKDIGNYIVKGRLWECFEAQQRPVLLIDEIDKADIEFPNDLLREIDQMEFYVYETRQTITASNRPVIIITSNNEKELPDAFLRRCFFHYIRFPDRETMQKIVDVHFPDLKKQLLKEAMEVFFGLRELPGLKKKPSTSELLDWLKLLMAEDIPPETLREAGVKKSLPPLYGALLKNEQDVHLFERLAFMARRS, via the coding sequence ATTCTCAAAGCGCAAAGCGAGGGTCAATCCGTGCGTTTCGAAGGTACCGAAAACTACGTCGCCACCGACGATCTGACGATGGCGGTCAACGCCGCCGTGACGCTGTCCCGCCCGCTGCTGGTCAAGGGCGAGCCCGGTACCGGCAAGACCCAGCTGGCCAAGGAAGTGGCCGCTTCGCTCGGCATGCCGTTCTTCGACTGGCCGATCAAGTCCACCACCAAGGCCCAGCACGGACTCTACGAGTACGACGCGGTCAGCCGCCTGCGCGATTCGCAGCTCGGCGAGGAAAAGGTCAAGGACATCGGCAACTACATCGTCAAGGGACGTTTGTGGGAATGCTTCGAGGCGCAGCAGCGCCCGGTGCTGCTGATCGACGAAATCGACAAGGCCGACATCGAGTTTCCGAACGATCTGCTGCGCGAGATCGATCAGATGGAGTTCTACGTCTACGAGACGCGCCAGACCATCACCGCGAGCAATCGGCCGGTCATCATCATCACCTCGAACAACGAGAAGGAATTGCCGGACGCGTTTCTGCGCCGTTGCTTCTTCCACTACATCCGCTTTCCGGATCGCGAGACGATGCAGAAGATCGTCGACGTGCACTTCCCGGACCTCAAGAAGCAACTGCTGAAAGAGGCGATGGAGGTGTTCTTCGGCCTGCGCGAGCTGCCCGGCCTGAAGAAGAAGCCTTCGACTTCGGAACTGCTGGACTGGCTCAAGCTGCTGATGGCCGAGGACATTCCGCCGGAAACCCTGCGCGAGGCCGGCGTCAAGAAATCGCTGCCGCCGCTTTATGGTGCGCTGCTCAAGAACGAGCAGGACGTGCACCTGTTCGAGCGCCTGGCGTTCATGGCGCGCCGCAGCTGA